From one Vibrio palustris genomic stretch:
- a CDS encoding MFS transporter → MESIRNNEPSTPPIQKLTVDKYSWKAMLGSAVGYAMDGFDLLILGFMLNAIASDLSLSTAQSGALVTWTLVGAVIGGIVFGALSDRFGRVRLLTWTIIMFAVFTGLCAFAQGYWDLLIYRTLAGVGLGGEFGIGMALAAEAWPSKYRSRVSSYVALGWQVGVLLAAVLTPLLLPTIGWRGMFLVGVIPALIAWFIRHRLHEPDVFTQSQKSPKPSLSTSFKLLIKDKDTIKISTGIAILTSVQNFGYYGIMIWMPSFLAKQLGFGLTRSAVWTSVTILGMMFGIWVFGQLADRIGRKPSFIVFQIGAAVMVMVYSQLTDPYTMLWAGALLGMFVNGMLGGYGALISESYPTEVRATAQNVLFNIGRAIGGLGPMVIGAIATLYSFQYAIILLAGIYIIDMIATIFLVKELKGSELQ, encoded by the coding sequence GTGGAATCAATACGTAATAATGAACCGTCAACCCCGCCGATACAGAAACTTACCGTTGACAAATATAGCTGGAAAGCAATGCTCGGTTCTGCCGTTGGCTATGCCATGGATGGATTTGATCTGCTGATTTTAGGTTTCATGCTTAACGCTATAGCATCGGATCTTTCTTTATCTACCGCACAATCCGGCGCGTTAGTCACTTGGACATTAGTCGGTGCGGTTATCGGAGGGATTGTCTTTGGCGCATTGAGTGATCGCTTTGGTCGAGTTCGTTTACTCACATGGACCATTATTATGTTTGCTGTCTTTACTGGTTTATGTGCCTTTGCACAAGGCTACTGGGACTTATTAATTTATCGTACTTTAGCAGGGGTCGGTTTAGGTGGTGAGTTTGGTATAGGAATGGCACTCGCCGCAGAGGCATGGCCATCAAAATACCGTTCGCGTGTTTCTTCTTATGTTGCTCTAGGTTGGCAAGTCGGTGTTTTATTAGCCGCTGTATTAACACCATTACTTTTACCTACAATCGGGTGGCGTGGCATGTTTTTAGTTGGGGTAATTCCGGCTCTGATAGCCTGGTTTATTCGTCATCGCTTGCACGAACCTGACGTATTCACACAATCGCAAAAATCTCCTAAACCTTCTTTATCTACATCATTTAAGCTACTAATTAAAGATAAAGACACCATAAAAATTAGCACCGGAATTGCTATTTTAACCTCAGTTCAGAACTTTGGTTATTATGGGATCATGATCTGGATGCCTTCATTTTTGGCAAAGCAATTAGGATTCGGTTTAACTCGTTCTGCTGTATGGACAAGTGTGACGATCCTAGGCATGATGTTTGGTATCTGGGTGTTTGGTCAGCTAGCCGATCGAATTGGACGTAAACCTAGCTTTATTGTGTTTCAGATTGGTGCCGCTGTCATGGTTATGGTTTATTCTCAGCTCACCGATCCTTATACCATGCTATGGGCGGGTGCCTTATTAGGGATGTTTGTCAACGGGATGCTTGGTGGCTATGGGGCTCTAATTTCAGAATCATATCCAACAGAAGTGCGTGCTACTGCTCAAAATGTGTTATTCAACATTGGTCGAGCCATTGGCGGATTAGGCCCTATGGTCATCGGCGCTATCGCGACACTGTATTCATTTCAGTATGCGATTATTCTCCTGGCCGGGATTTATATCATCGATATGATTGCGACCATTTTTTTAGTGAAAGAACTAAAAGGCTCAGAACTGCAATAA
- a CDS encoding methyl-accepting chemotaxis protein, protein MRQMLGNLSIKLQVVVPVIITMVLLLAGIMYSTSTLKNSFHQATTSTENLIENKEAVIHVIDNTYAMRIKAIYSLFRTDDLNALEMNLNKKLDDTHQRLDQLNAIPAIRNETQALRRASDEYVRFSVQTMMPLLKQKHNSGMDRALEQRYNNASAEYRKKGQDMVQAIEALSSRLNDHSLQEMKTNSQHSSSVMDNTVIGLLVILLLAAGATWILASIIVAPIQKLQNVMNAVSSGNLTVTAQVEGNNELSRLAKDINATVSHLRNTMGSLVRVSEDVASASTELAAVMTQSSVNSDQEKHEVEQVASAVNQLESTARNVTDNAHQADNAAILAKKATEESLEMFASSQQANDKMMGQLTAAADVVSSLKTQSEKIGQVIEVIQSISEQTNLLALNAAIEAARAGESGRGFAVVADEVRMLAARTQDSTKEIQTIIEELQTQSGTANSSMVVTLDTLNESQEMATQLSQFLNRIHETINELTGINTQVASASEEQSHVTADINKNLTNIYELVSQNVAGITQSAAASQELSSLAEQQNHELNKFTI, encoded by the coding sequence ATGCGCCAAATGCTCGGTAACTTGTCTATCAAGTTGCAAGTTGTTGTACCAGTGATTATCACCATGGTGCTCTTACTTGCAGGCATTATGTACAGCACATCGACTCTAAAAAATAGCTTTCATCAAGCCACCACATCGACGGAAAACTTGATTGAAAATAAAGAAGCTGTCATTCATGTTATCGATAATACGTATGCGATGCGTATTAAAGCGATCTACAGTCTATTCCGTACAGACGATTTGAATGCGTTAGAAATGAATCTGAACAAAAAGCTAGACGACACGCATCAGCGATTAGATCAACTAAACGCCATTCCAGCGATACGCAATGAAACACAAGCGTTACGCCGTGCAAGTGACGAATATGTGCGCTTTTCAGTACAAACCATGATGCCATTACTAAAACAAAAGCATAACAGTGGAATGGATCGGGCATTGGAACAGCGTTATAACAATGCATCTGCAGAGTATCGCAAGAAAGGTCAAGATATGGTTCAAGCAATTGAAGCCTTATCATCACGCCTAAATGACCATTCCTTACAGGAAATGAAAACCAATTCGCAGCATTCTAGCAGCGTGATGGATAATACGGTCATTGGGTTACTTGTCATTTTGCTGCTTGCGGCAGGGGCAACGTGGATACTTGCTAGTATCATTGTCGCACCAATTCAAAAGCTACAAAACGTGATGAATGCTGTGTCGTCTGGCAATCTTACCGTTACTGCGCAAGTTGAAGGGAATAATGAACTGTCTCGATTAGCGAAAGATATCAATGCAACGGTCAGTCATTTAAGAAACACCATGGGTTCATTAGTACGTGTCAGTGAAGATGTGGCATCAGCATCAACTGAACTGGCTGCAGTCATGACCCAATCGTCGGTCAACTCAGATCAAGAAAAACACGAGGTGGAACAAGTGGCATCTGCCGTTAATCAGCTCGAGAGCACGGCTAGAAATGTGACCGATAACGCTCACCAAGCTGATAACGCAGCGATACTTGCCAAAAAAGCCACTGAAGAAAGTTTAGAAATGTTTGCATCAAGCCAGCAAGCCAATGACAAGATGATGGGACAATTAACTGCAGCGGCTGATGTGGTCAGTAGTTTAAAAACCCAATCAGAGAAAATCGGCCAAGTCATAGAAGTTATTCAAAGTATCTCAGAACAAACCAACCTCTTAGCACTGAATGCGGCCATTGAAGCAGCGCGTGCGGGTGAATCAGGTCGAGGGTTTGCGGTTGTGGCCGATGAAGTTCGTATGCTTGCAGCGCGTACTCAAGACTCAACCAAAGAAATTCAAACGATTATTGAAGAGCTACAAACACAATCAGGCACCGCGAACAGCAGCATGGTTGTTACCCTTGATACATTAAATGAAAGCCAAGAAATGGCAACACAGTTAAGTCAGTTCCTTAATCGTATTCACGAGACAATTAACGAACTAACGGGCATTAATACGCAAGTCGCCAGTGCATCTGAAGAACAAAGCCACGTTACGGCAGATATTAATAAAAACCTCACCAATATTTACGAACTGGTTAGTCAGAATGTGGCCGGCATTACGCAATCAGCCGCTGCAAGCCAAGAGTTATCTAGTTTAGCTGAACAACAAAATCACGAACTCAATAAATTTACGATTTAA
- a CDS encoding DEAD/DEAH box helicase — translation MQFKDLGLDNRLLKNLMHYDFKTPTEIQQQAIPYSMLGKDLLASSKTGSGKTLAFLLPMLHKSLKSKAFSARDPRGVILVPTRELAKQVYSELRTMLAGFSYTATLISGGENFNDQVKALRRYPRFIVATPGRLADHLDHRSLFLDGLETLVLDEADRMLDLGFAPQLRRIHRAAKHRRRQTLCFSATLDHDQVNDIASEMLNAPKSISVGTSNSVDKDITQRFYLCDHLDHKEALLDRILEQEDYRQVIIFTATRNDTERLTDKLNERKLKAIALSGNLTQTQRNTIMSQFERAVFKILVTTDVASRGLDISNVTHVINFDMPKHTEEYVHRVGRTGRAGNTGDAISFVGPKDWESLKRVERYLQQEMSFSVLEGLQGKFKGIKPAKKPVSKTQAGHAGAQKAKPKKVTKKPVKRDKSFYNNVDVGDNVFIPKKKKAPVIDDDNE, via the coding sequence TTGCAGTTTAAAGATTTAGGCTTAGATAATCGTTTATTGAAGAACTTGATGCACTATGATTTCAAAACCCCAACTGAAATCCAGCAGCAAGCGATTCCTTATTCTATGTTAGGGAAAGATTTGCTGGCCTCTTCAAAAACAGGATCAGGCAAAACCTTGGCGTTCTTACTGCCTATGCTTCATAAATCCCTTAAAAGTAAGGCATTTTCTGCACGCGATCCTCGCGGTGTTATTCTTGTTCCTACTCGAGAATTAGCAAAACAAGTATACAGTGAGCTGCGTACTATGCTAGCGGGATTTAGTTACACCGCGACGTTAATCTCGGGAGGAGAGAACTTTAACGATCAAGTTAAGGCTTTGCGTCGTTACCCACGTTTTATTGTCGCGACACCTGGGCGTTTAGCCGATCACCTTGATCATCGTTCCCTATTTTTAGATGGCTTAGAGACGTTAGTTTTAGATGAAGCTGACCGCATGCTTGATCTTGGCTTTGCCCCGCAACTGCGCCGTATTCACCGCGCCGCTAAGCACCGTCGCCGTCAAACGTTATGTTTTTCTGCGACATTAGACCATGATCAAGTGAATGATATTGCATCAGAAATGCTCAATGCTCCAAAAAGCATTTCCGTTGGTACCTCTAATTCAGTAGACAAAGACATTACGCAACGTTTTTATCTATGTGACCATTTAGATCATAAAGAAGCTTTGCTAGATCGCATTCTCGAACAAGAAGATTACCGTCAGGTGATTATTTTTACCGCGACGCGTAATGATACTGAGCGATTAACCGATAAGCTTAATGAACGTAAACTGAAAGCGATCGCGCTAAGCGGTAATCTGACGCAAACGCAACGTAATACCATTATGAGTCAGTTTGAAAGGGCCGTATTTAAGATTCTTGTAACTACTGATGTGGCGTCCCGTGGATTGGACATTTCAAATGTGACACACGTGATTAACTTTGATATGCCTAAGCATACTGAAGAATACGTGCACCGAGTTGGTCGTACTGGGCGCGCCGGAAATACGGGCGATGCGATTTCGTTTGTCGGCCCGAAAGATTGGGAAAGCTTGAAACGCGTCGAGCGTTACCTACAACAAGAAATGTCATTTAGTGTCCTTGAGGGATTACAAGGTAAGTTTAAAGGCATTAAGCCGGCGAAAAAACCAGTGAGTAAAACCCAGGCTGGTCATGCTGGTGCACAGAAAGCCAAGCCGAAAAAAGTGACTAAAAAGCCAGTTAAGCGCGATAAAAGTTTCTATAACAATGTGGATGTGGGCGATAATGTTTTCATTCCTAAAAAGAAAAAAGCGCCCGTCATTGATGATGATAACGAATAA
- a CDS encoding DUF2999 family protein — MNPIIAVLKENNVSDAQITEVFEALTQNPMAAMTTISQLGLPQDQLQQVMAEVMQNPGLIKEAVDELGLDFSKVEAAKSQYQP; from the coding sequence ATGAATCCAATTATTGCGGTATTAAAAGAGAACAATGTAAGCGATGCGCAAATTACAGAAGTATTTGAAGCCTTGACACAAAACCCAATGGCGGCAATGACGACTATTAGTCAATTAGGACTACCTCAAGATCAGTTACAGCAAGTGATGGCAGAGGTGATGCAAAATCCAGGGTTGATTAAAGAAGCGGTTGATGAATTAGGCTTGGACTTTTCGAAAGTAGAAGCGGCGAAAAGCCAGTATCAGCCATAA
- a CDS encoding isoamylase early set domain-containing protein, with translation MINKRFFKTKDEVEVTFEIEVPDDASQVAIVADFLGWQPEPMKKVPKSHQFKFKTRLPKDGEFQFRYLMDGDTWVNDPRADNYIPNGYGEDNCLVSTHD, from the coding sequence ATGATCAATAAACGCTTCTTTAAAACCAAAGATGAAGTCGAAGTGACCTTTGAAATAGAGGTGCCTGATGATGCTTCACAGGTCGCTATTGTCGCTGACTTTCTTGGGTGGCAGCCCGAACCGATGAAAAAAGTACCCAAATCGCATCAGTTTAAATTTAAAACTCGTTTGCCAAAAGATGGCGAATTTCAATTTCGCTACTTAATGGATGGCGATACATGGGTTAATGATCCCCGTGCTGACAACTATATTCCAAATGGTTATGGGGAGGATAATTGCCTTGTTTCCACTCATGATTAA
- a CDS encoding YjiH family protein, with amino-acid sequence MQNNAHKRPITSATLWRFLLPSLLGMFLFMAPIQYQGSFSIPVAVMAKSLQSLLGAYLVPVITMIVAFMGVASLIVKLTKPSAILNRPFLNSLFNPSWIWLVVRLFGSVSVVMTFWQIGPEMIRESNTGGLVLRDLLPTLFSVFIFAGLLLPLLLNFGLLELFGSLLSKIMRPIFNLPGRSAIDCMASWLGDGSVGILLTSKQYEEKFYTQREAAVVATTFSAVSITFSLVVIAQVGLESMFLPFYATICLAGLVAAIVIPRLPPLCWKKDRFVDGSKPEVDANHLPQGETAWSWGLTLALKKAESVQSLRSVFAAGVHNAIDMVFGVLPVVMGLGTAALLLAEHTSVFSLLGQPFIPYLHLLGIPEAVEASSTIVVGFADMFIPAILSTSIESDMTRFVIAAMSVTQLIYMSEVGALMLGSKIPINIIELFMIFILRTLITLPIIAGVAHCLF; translated from the coding sequence ATGCAGAACAACGCACACAAACGTCCCATCACTTCCGCTACCCTTTGGCGATTTTTACTCCCTTCTCTTCTTGGGATGTTTCTTTTTATGGCCCCTATTCAATATCAGGGTTCATTCTCTATTCCTGTGGCTGTTATGGCCAAGTCGTTGCAATCACTACTAGGTGCATACCTTGTCCCTGTCATCACAATGATTGTCGCGTTTATGGGTGTTGCCTCACTCATTGTAAAACTGACGAAACCCAGTGCTATTCTCAACCGTCCATTCTTGAATAGTCTTTTTAATCCATCTTGGATATGGTTAGTAGTACGCCTATTTGGGAGCGTGTCCGTCGTCATGACGTTTTGGCAAATCGGCCCAGAAATGATCAGAGAATCTAACACCGGCGGCTTAGTTTTAAGGGATCTTTTACCTACGCTGTTTTCCGTGTTTATTTTTGCTGGGTTATTACTTCCATTGCTATTAAACTTTGGCTTGTTAGAGCTTTTTGGAAGCCTACTTAGTAAGATAATGCGACCGATTTTTAATTTACCAGGGCGCAGTGCAATTGACTGTATGGCCTCTTGGCTCGGTGACGGTAGTGTTGGGATCTTATTAACGAGCAAACAATACGAAGAAAAATTTTATACCCAGCGAGAAGCCGCCGTAGTCGCGACAACATTCTCCGCGGTTTCTATTACATTCAGCTTAGTGGTCATTGCTCAAGTCGGGCTTGAATCAATGTTTTTGCCGTTTTACGCAACGATCTGTTTAGCCGGGCTCGTTGCTGCCATCGTGATTCCACGTCTACCGCCTTTGTGCTGGAAGAAAGATCGTTTTGTCGATGGCTCAAAACCAGAAGTAGATGCAAACCATTTACCACAAGGTGAAACTGCATGGTCATGGGGTTTAACACTCGCATTAAAGAAAGCCGAGAGTGTGCAATCTTTACGCTCAGTCTTTGCTGCCGGCGTGCATAACGCAATTGATATGGTGTTTGGCGTACTACCTGTCGTCATGGGACTGGGAACCGCAGCTTTGTTATTGGCCGAGCATACCTCAGTATTCTCATTACTTGGGCAACCTTTTATTCCTTACCTTCATCTATTAGGAATTCCAGAAGCGGTAGAAGCATCGAGTACCATCGTCGTCGGGTTCGCCGATATGTTTATCCCCGCGATCTTATCGACTTCGATTGAGAGCGACATGACCCGTTTTGTCATTGCCGCCATGTCTGTCACTCAGTTAATTTATATGTCAGAAGTCGGGGCACTCATGCTAGGCAGTAAAATCCCGATAAACATTATTGAGTTATTTATGATTTTCATTCTGCGTACTTTGATTACCTTGCCAATCATTGCTGGCGTGGCGCATTGCTTATTCTAA
- the sbmA gene encoding peptide antibiotic transporter SbmA, producing MFRSFFPNPKWFFSSFIMWSLLCIIAWYVAIKGMGTMLSVGEWFGYGFPTVPQNGASDAVQSAYQEAYSRALDGWLYQYMLVCFGLFVGVWLQLTDNPWAKWSVAGSALIVFIVWFQVEVSVSLNNWYGDFYNLIQQALGHPGSIKLSEFYGQLTTVGVLLMTAIMVAVFNAFFVSHYVFRWRTALTEYYTSKWQRVRHIEGASQRIQEDTMRFASIVENLGVSFLNAVMTLIAFLPILWHLSAKVTELPIVGHVSQGLVFVAIIWSVIGTALLGIAGIKLPGLEFKNQKVEAAYRKELVYGEDYEHRAEPKTLRQLFGDVRFSYFRLYLHYVYFNVVRYGYLQFGNFIPLIVLAPSIVAGAFTLGTMQRIMNAFGKVEDSFQYLVNSWTTIVELLSIYKRLKAFEQAIHYEALDELEFETIDD from the coding sequence ATGTTTCGCTCTTTTTTTCCTAACCCCAAATGGTTTTTTAGTTCTTTTATAATGTGGTCTTTGCTATGCATTATTGCTTGGTATGTGGCCATTAAAGGTATGGGAACAATGCTCAGTGTTGGAGAGTGGTTTGGCTACGGCTTTCCAACGGTTCCACAAAACGGTGCTAGCGACGCGGTGCAAAGCGCTTATCAAGAAGCATACAGTCGCGCATTAGACGGATGGCTCTATCAATATATGCTGGTATGCTTTGGCCTTTTTGTCGGCGTATGGTTGCAGTTGACGGATAACCCGTGGGCAAAATGGTCGGTTGCTGGCTCTGCTTTGATTGTGTTTATCGTTTGGTTTCAGGTTGAAGTCAGCGTTAGCCTAAATAATTGGTACGGTGATTTTTATAATTTAATCCAGCAAGCGCTAGGTCATCCGGGGAGTATTAAGCTCAGCGAGTTTTATGGGCAGCTCACTACAGTAGGAGTGTTATTGATGACCGCAATCATGGTTGCCGTCTTCAACGCTTTTTTTGTGAGTCATTATGTGTTTCGTTGGCGCACCGCATTAACTGAATACTATACATCAAAGTGGCAAAGAGTACGGCATATTGAAGGTGCATCACAGCGTATTCAGGAAGATACGATGCGATTCGCGAGTATTGTAGAAAACCTCGGTGTCAGCTTTTTGAATGCGGTGATGACCTTAATCGCCTTCTTGCCTATTTTATGGCACTTATCTGCGAAAGTGACGGAATTACCGATTGTTGGACATGTCTCGCAAGGACTGGTATTTGTTGCGATTATTTGGTCAGTGATTGGCACCGCACTGCTAGGTATTGCGGGTATTAAGCTGCCGGGTCTTGAGTTCAAAAACCAGAAGGTAGAAGCCGCTTATCGTAAAGAGCTGGTTTACGGGGAAGATTATGAACATCGAGCCGAGCCGAAAACATTAAGGCAGTTATTTGGCGATGTACGCTTTAGTTACTTCAGACTATATCTTCATTATGTGTATTTTAATGTCGTTCGTTATGGTTACTTACAGTTTGGCAACTTTATTCCGCTCATTGTGTTAGCACCATCTATCGTGGCGGGGGCTTTCACGCTCGGAACTATGCAACGTATTATGAATGCGTTTGGTAAAGTCGAAGATTCGTTTCAATACTTAGTCAACTCATGGACAACGATTGTTGAGTTACTATCAATTTATAAGCGCTTGAAAGCGTTTGAGCAAGCGATTCATTATGAGGCGTTGGATGAGCTTGAGTTTGAAACTATCGACGATTAA
- a CDS encoding epoxyqueuosine reductase QueH, producing the protein MGKQTIVLDTPTQSNNVLLHSCCAPCAGDVMQRMADAGISFTIFFYNPNIHPKKEYLLRKEENIRFAEQLGIPFIDADYDVQNWYERVKGLEWEPERGQRCTECFDMRFERTAQYAHEHGFDTFTSCLGISRWKNMEQINDCGIRAAARFPELTYWTFNWRKQGGANRMVELAKRERFYQQEYCGCSYSLRDANQWRDQQGRERIKIGVQYYGE; encoded by the coding sequence ATGGGTAAACAAACGATAGTTTTAGATACACCAACGCAATCAAATAATGTGTTGCTGCATTCTTGTTGTGCACCTTGCGCTGGCGACGTGATGCAACGTATGGCCGATGCTGGTATTAGCTTTACCATTTTTTTCTATAACCCCAACATACACCCTAAAAAAGAGTATTTATTGCGCAAAGAAGAAAATATTCGCTTTGCAGAGCAGTTAGGTATTCCGTTTATTGATGCAGACTATGATGTGCAAAACTGGTATGAGCGCGTCAAAGGCCTAGAGTGGGAGCCTGAAAGGGGACAGCGTTGTACTGAGTGCTTTGATATGCGCTTTGAGCGTACGGCTCAATACGCGCATGAACACGGCTTCGATACGTTTACTAGCTGTCTTGGGATCTCGCGTTGGAAGAATATGGAGCAAATTAATGATTGCGGTATACGAGCGGCCGCTCGCTTTCCTGAGTTGACTTATTGGACATTCAATTGGCGTAAGCAAGGCGGCGCAAACCGTATGGTTGAACTGGCGAAGCGAGAGCGTTTCTATCAACAAGAATATTGCGGTTGTTCATATTCTTTACGAGATGCAAACCAGTGGCGTGATCAGCAAGGACGTGAGCGTATAAAAATTGGTGTTCAGTATTACGGAGAATGA
- a CDS encoding Lpp/OprI family alanine-zipper lipoprotein, with protein MNKMLLAAATSSVLLLAGCASGTNEATTSKLDNLTDQVEQLQDEVASLKSEHAALASKTNQSADAAMAAQDEAQRANKRIDNIAQSYTK; from the coding sequence ATGAACAAGATGTTACTGGCTGCAGCAACGTCATCGGTACTGTTATTGGCAGGTTGTGCATCTGGCACCAATGAAGCAACCACATCTAAGCTTGATAACTTGACAGATCAAGTCGAGCAACTACAAGATGAAGTGGCTTCACTGAAAAGTGAACATGCCGCTCTTGCGTCGAAAACAAATCAATCGGCAGATGCAGCCATGGCTGCTCAAGATGAAGCACAACGTGCGAACAAACGCATCGATAATATTGCTCAGTCTTACACTAAATAA
- a CDS encoding peptidoglycan DD-metalloendopeptidase family protein — protein sequence MTLLSSAFHDNGLHKQIKVTIPENQVVGSILDKQLEQQKQKQTQNIPDYEYTIKSGDNLSLIFSRLHFPYKDLMKVMETDLNYLKLDTLQPGNTLRFWQTDDGKHLKKMELVFDIANSSSYTLNSDGGYDYHEVNLPGTWKNSTVIGEIHGSFSQSAHRAGLHIADIEQIVQLLKDKINFGRDLRAGDRFEVVQANQYVKGQLTGVREIKAIKIFNRKRVIAAYLNKDGQYYDRHGESLQKAFRRYPTKRRYRISSPYNPHRRHPITGRIMPHYGTDFATPVGTPVLTTGDGVVTLIRDHPYAGLYVVVRHDSTYTTRYLHLSKIYVHRGQHVKRGQKIALSGSTGRVTGPHLHYELIIKGHPVNAMKAKIPMARSVSKKDRQQFIHQRDRMDKLLAEKEASLTHKSDADDAGQDS from the coding sequence ATGACGCTCTTATCCTCCGCTTTTCACGACAATGGTCTGCACAAGCAAATAAAAGTTACCATACCTGAGAACCAAGTTGTCGGGTCGATCTTGGATAAACAGTTAGAACAGCAAAAGCAAAAGCAAACACAAAACATACCAGATTATGAATACACCATAAAAAGTGGTGATAACCTAAGTCTGATTTTTTCACGTCTTCATTTTCCGTACAAAGATCTCATGAAGGTAATGGAAACCGACTTGAACTACCTCAAGCTGGATACATTACAGCCGGGTAATACGCTGCGTTTTTGGCAAACCGATGATGGTAAGCACCTAAAGAAGATGGAGCTGGTATTTGATATTGCTAATAGTTCTTCTTACACCTTAAACTCTGATGGTGGTTATGATTATCACGAAGTGAATTTACCAGGTACGTGGAAAAATAGTACCGTTATTGGTGAAATTCATGGTTCGTTTTCGCAGTCAGCGCACCGAGCGGGTTTACATATTGCTGATATTGAACAAATTGTCCAATTATTAAAAGACAAGATTAATTTTGGGCGAGACCTGCGTGCTGGCGACCGATTTGAAGTCGTGCAAGCAAATCAATATGTCAAAGGGCAGTTGACAGGTGTGCGCGAAATTAAAGCGATCAAAATTTTTAATCGAAAGCGTGTTATTGCGGCGTATTTGAATAAAGATGGACAGTACTATGACCGCCATGGGGAAAGCTTACAAAAAGCATTTCGTCGTTATCCAACCAAACGCCGTTATCGTATCTCATCGCCTTATAATCCACATCGTCGCCATCCGATTACTGGACGCATCATGCCTCACTATGGAACGGATTTTGCGACTCCGGTGGGAACGCCAGTATTAACGACAGGTGACGGCGTTGTCACTTTGATTCGCGACCACCCTTATGCTGGGTTATATGTTGTGGTTCGCCATGATAGTACGTATACCACGCGCTATTTGCACTTAAGTAAGATTTATGTGCATCGAGGACAGCATGTCAAACGAGGACAAAAAATCGCGCTATCGGGTTCAACAGGGCGAGTGACTGGACCGCATTTACATTATGAATTGATTATTAAAGGTCATCCTGTTAATGCTATGAAAGCGAAAATCCCAATGGCACGCTCTGTCTCGAAAAAAGATCGTCAGCAATTTATTCATCAGCGTGACAGAATGGATAAACTGCTTGCCGAAAAAGAAGCGTCATTAACTCATAAGTCTGACGCTGATGACGCCGGACAAGACAGCTAG
- a CDS encoding organic hydroperoxide resistance protein translates to MSIENVLYRAEATATGGREGSAKTTDGKLDLTLSTPKELGGAGGAGTNPEQLFAMGYSACFLGALQFVASQEKVALPKETTVTGDVGIGALPTGFGIEVELKIHAPNLDKDKVKELVDKAHIVCPYSNATQNNIDVMLTIV, encoded by the coding sequence ATGTCCATTGAAAACGTTCTATACCGTGCAGAAGCAACCGCAACTGGTGGCCGAGAAGGGTCGGCAAAAACCACTGATGGGAAACTGGATTTAACGCTATCGACTCCTAAAGAACTTGGTGGCGCTGGCGGCGCAGGGACTAACCCTGAACAGCTATTTGCGATGGGCTACTCAGCCTGCTTCCTAGGCGCGCTACAATTCGTCGCCTCTCAAGAAAAGGTTGCCCTGCCAAAAGAAACAACAGTCACAGGTGATGTGGGTATCGGTGCGCTTCCGACTGGTTTTGGTATTGAAGTCGAGTTGAAAATCCATGCGCCAAACCTTGATAAAGATAAAGTCAAAGAGCTCGTCGATAAAGCTCATATTGTTTGTCCATATTCCAATGCGACGCAAAATAATATTGATGTCATGCTCACTATTGTATAA